The DNA region TGCCACAGACAAAACGAAGGAAGCCGTCAGTAAGGGCGCAAAGAAATCGAAGGAAACATTAGGTGACAGCATTGATAAAGTAACGTCTGACAATAAATCTAGTCGTGTTAACTAAGGGAGTGAGTAAATATGGGACTTATATGGTCATTAATCGTCGGGGCAATCATTGGTGCCATTGCTGGCGCAATCACTAACCGTGGTGCTGCTATGGGCTGGATTGCAAATATCGTAGCTGGTTTAATCGGTGCGTGGAT from Levilactobacillus brevis includes:
- a CDS encoding GlsB/YeaQ/YmgE family stress response membrane protein; amino-acid sequence: MGLIWSLIVGAIIGAIAGAITNRGAAMGWIANIVAGLIGAWIGQGLLGTWGPSLAGMALIPSIIGAIILVLIVSLVVGRTSKK